From the genome of Salvia splendens isolate huo1 chromosome 7, SspV2, whole genome shotgun sequence:
TGTGGAGCCAAATAACTAATTGTCGTGATACATTGAATTCTTTATGCACAAGGCAACAAAATTAGGATTAGAATAATTGAGATATTCGGGAAAGtcttttttaaatgaaaacaacCCGTAACTAAATGACGTCCATAATATTGACAAGTTGAAGATGATGACGAATATATACGATCAACTAGATTTGTGATTAGTCAAGGATTAAAAAAGATGATATATAGTGATTAATAAATTAAGTAGGGGTACCTTAACGGAGGAGACGGATTTCGGGCCGGGCCCTTCGAGGCGAAACTCGTGCATGACCCAATCCGACTTTCGGCCTTTGGGGGCCCGGCCCTGGTAGAATACAAGCGTCTTTCGCATACCGACTAGAGAACCCTTATGGATTATGGGCCGGTCCTTGCCCGTGGCCTTCCAGTAGCCCGACACCGTTGCCCGATTTGTTCGCAGCCCGGTTGCGTATTTCCGGTCCCTTTGGCTGTAGAAATACCACTCCTTTCCCCCCACACATGCATATTCTGAAAACacaatcaaaattttattcaaaaattaaaattttttttgtgaatccAAACACATGCTAAATTGCCCACATTGATGATGCCAATGAGTGGGCGGCAACACATGGCTTATCACATCCTCATAGCCCAATTATCATGTGCAGATTAGTGTCAATTGAgacataaataatactccataattCATCAAGCTACGAACTTTGAAATAGGGAAATATGAGTTTGAATTATTTATCTGGAATTGATAGCTGTCTCCATCTTCAGGTTAGGACAAGGCCAAAGAGTGTCAGTTTCTTCAAAAAAAAAGGTATTTGAAAGAGATGATTGACAAGTATATATTCCATTACAAAATAACCTTGTCCATACGCAGTCCCAAGATTATCCTTTCGCATGTTTTCATTCATATGTTATGAAAAAATCATGCTTTCGCATACACATGCAGAGGCTCTTCGATTATGTAAAATTGAAGGCTAATTGTTTGAGAGATTACATTGATATGTGAAATAACATGAATTATTAAATGTAAAAGAAATAGAAGCCGATGTCACCCAGCCTTGAGTAGATGCTGTTTTTGTGTATGATTGGGCAAACTTTTCTTTCTATTCACACCATCAACAGCACATAATTTCTTTCCGAAAGATTTAAAATGGTTATTTCCACAAAACAAAAATCTTTTTTACCAGATATACGTCAAATGAACATATTTAGTGTTTAATAAAAAATCATTGCAAATTCAATTGGAACTCAAAGCTACAAATAGAGTGTGAAAAATGAGAGATTAGTAATTTGAACAGACGACGATGAAtggttgagagagagagagagagagagacctggAATATCCCAAGGCTCGCAGTTGTTGAGGTCAACTTGGATGAAGAGAGGGGGAGGGTGGGGGCAGCCGGTGATCCATTTGAGGAGATAATCGCAGATAAGCTCTTCATCTTTTGGGTGAAACCGAAATCCCGGCGGCAGCTTCGCCTCCACGCTGCTCAGACTGCTcatatttgttattttttccGGTGAAGGAGCAGAGCAGAAccacacttttttttttgtttccgtttttatatatatacagcTTAATTATTGTGTGTGCGCCTAACAAATGCTGCCCCTTACACGCCtcatacatacacacacacacacactttcaTTTTCACAAAAATCAAATATACAGTTGGAAAGTGAAGTAAGGAATTTCAagtggttttgaacttcgataTTGATTCGTTTCATGGCGTGGCTACACATCTGGACCCTTCAAATCTGACGTGGTACACGGATCACATTTTTTGCCATTTGGTagaaatatcttattttaaaTCGATGGTTGACAATCTAATTGTGATATGGAATATCTGCTACTATGTGATGTTATTTAGACTACCGTGCAACTTAAGTAAATacaaagttttaattttttttttagaaaaccACTAGCCAAAGTGGCTAATTATAAACACTATATATTTGGCTCTTatactttgttttttttaattgaattaataatAGTGATTTAAACATCCAATATTTTGCATATATAGGAGAAGAGCCGCACTCTGGTAGTAGACACGCGCCTACGGTCAGCGCATATAATATTGAAATGATTGGGATTAATATTAGAAATTGCTTAATGATTGggtttaaaataataaattgttaaGTATGAGTACCGTACTACATGAGTTAATCTCAATTGAGCTAAATCATTCTATTTCAGATTTATGGGCTGAAATTGCTTTAGAAATATATGCGTTAAGCCCAATAGAgcaaaattaatcaaatttgGATTTACTGGCTGCTGAAATATTTTGGAATTGAGCCTTTTATGAATTAGTTCATTAGGGAATACTAAGTTTAAATTGAGTTATTTAATTAGTTTTGGAAGTAGAAATTTTTAGTACAACAACTTTTAatcaaaaatattactccattaaattaataattttaagcaagaaaataaaaaaaattattggcaATAATAGTGGCTTCTATTCATTAAAATAAGTAGTccattaaattaatactccatccatcccagtttaggagtgcaatttagttagggcacgggttttaaaaaattgttggagtgtgtaataattgaagtaaaatagggttgttggagtgtgtaataattgaagtgagttagtgaaaagtgagacccttttgactttttgtatgtttaggattttattttattttatttttatgaaagtaatgacatttgagtgtaaatttcatcaataatgaggacaaattttatgtccaaatatggtaaatccTAAATgggactcttaaactgggacagACGGAAATGATAAAACaggactcttaaactgggatggagggagtaatttttattagAGTGAACTTCAAAATTGGTCTCTGGAAAATGAGATTCGCACGTTTTAAGTCCCTAGATTCACACGTTTTAAGTCCctgtaaaaaaataatcaccACATATCTCTGAAAAATCATTAATCACATTTAAGGGTCAtttccacttttttttttttcattttacccctaaacccttttatagtactatactttatctaattttttttatattttaggaaTTCAAATATAACACCATacttttttagtttcaatttatataaaaatacaatGTGCATATAAGTAGATAATAAGTAAAAAATATGCAATACAAATTTTAAACTATATCACTCCATAtagttatatattttttacataattatatgtacataatatttttataacaCTCAATTTCTTTAAAATTGTACTAACtgactaaaatttaaaaattatttataatattattttaataggctaaaaattaattgattcattgtttaaatcataaaaatagtAACTTTCAACTAT
Proteins encoded in this window:
- the LOC121811667 gene encoding NAC domain-containing protein 21/22-like, which translates into the protein MSSLSSVEAKLPPGFRFHPKDEELICDYLLKWITGCPHPPPLFIQVDLNNCEPWDIPEYACVGGKEWYFYSQRDRKYATGLRTNRATVSGYWKATGKDRPIIHKGSLVGMRKTLVFYQGRAPKGRKSDWVMHEFRLEGPGPKSVSSVKEDWVLCRVFFKSRSETSVRSEEATGSSSYDVVPSSPSLPPLTEPFFSFDANDQYNHEQVPCFSNFNTNQPNPNFSLLDHMDPPQIPSSSSCDKKMIKAVLNHLTKGEDQTSIKGGSPSFGEGSSDSYLSVVVWNNYSSC